The following coding sequences lie in one Flavobacterium cyclinae genomic window:
- the rhuM gene encoding RhuM family protein, with translation MSEIILYKSADNQTEIEVQFEKETVWLSLNQLAQLFGRDKSVISRHLKNIYNSQELDFEATVAKNATVQNEANREVKRTIEYYNLDAIISVGYRVNSKQGKPMSMDNIIYKFQEF, from the coding sequence ATGAGTGAAATAATTTTATATAAATCTGCTGATAATCAAACTGAAATTGAGGTGCAGTTTGAAAAGGAAACGGTTTGGCTTTCATTAAATCAATTAGCTCAATTATTTGGAAGAGATAAATCGGTAATTTCTAGACATTTAAAAAATATTTATAATTCTCAAGAATTGGATTTTGAAGCAACTGTTGCAAAAAATGCAACAGTTCAAAATGAAGCCAACAGAGAAGTAAAAAGAACAATCGAATATTATAATCTTGATGCCATTATATCTGTTGGTTATCGAGTAAATTCAAAACAAGGAAAACCAATGTCAATGGACAACATCATTTATAAATTTCAAGAATTTTAA
- the rhuM gene encoding virulence protein RhuM/Fic/DOC family protein: MKDIVIYKGLNNETQVDILFDNNSLWLNQKQIAQIFGTEVPAINKHIKNIIKDLELQPEATISKMETVQIEGTRKVSRTLDYYNLDMIISIGYRVNSGKATQFRIWATQRLKEYLVKGYALNEKRLKELDYKYTEIQKALQLATKAAHIENLTSSEAKGILKVLEQYAYALETLDKYDHQKLSIEATSKTENVYRLSYEEAIEQIYIWRDFQKAGALFGNEKDQSFKSSLETIYQTFDGEDLYPTIEEKAANLLYFVVKNHSFSDGNKRIAAGLFAYFLDLNHKLLNQEGNKKIADNALVAITIMIAESKPEEKDMMTKLVVNLINDKN; encoded by the coding sequence ATGAAAGATATTGTTATTTATAAAGGACTTAATAATGAAACACAAGTAGATATTTTATTTGATAATAATTCATTATGGTTAAATCAAAAGCAAATAGCTCAAATTTTTGGAACTGAGGTACCTGCTATTAATAAACACATAAAAAATATAATAAAAGACCTGGAACTGCAACCCGAGGCAACTATTTCCAAAATGGAAACAGTTCAAATTGAAGGAACCCGAAAAGTATCCAGAACGCTTGATTACTATAACCTTGATATGATTATTTCAATAGGTTATAGAGTAAATTCCGGGAAAGCTACACAATTCAGAATTTGGGCAACGCAACGTTTAAAAGAGTACTTAGTAAAAGGATATGCCTTAAACGAAAAACGATTAAAAGAATTAGATTATAAGTACACTGAAATACAAAAGGCATTGCAATTGGCAACAAAAGCAGCCCATATTGAAAATTTAACTTCTTCTGAAGCGAAAGGCATCTTAAAAGTGTTAGAACAATATGCCTATGCTTTAGAAACCTTAGATAAATACGACCATCAAAAGCTAAGTATTGAAGCTACTTCTAAAACAGAAAACGTATATCGTTTATCGTATGAAGAAGCAATAGAACAAATTTACATTTGGAGAGATTTTCAAAAGGCGGGTGCTTTATTTGGTAATGAAAAAGACCAATCGTTTAAAAGTTCATTAGAAACTATTTATCAAACCTTTGATGGCGAAGATTTGTATCCTACCATTGAAGAAAAAGCAGCCAACTTATTGTATTTCGTAGTAAAAAACCATTCGTTTTCTGATGGTAATAAAAGAATTGCAGCCGGATTGTTTGCCTATTTCCTAGATTTAAACCATAAACTTTTAAACCAAGAGGGGAATAAAAAAATAGCCGATAATGCTTTAGTAGCTATCACCATTATGATTGCCGAAAGCAAACCCGAAGAAAAAGACATGATGACCAAATTAGTTGTAAATCTAATTAACGATAAAAATTAA
- a CDS encoding DUF6943 family protein has product MDTIFIKTHQPGAKYDKPHFFVLSKGLNSGKPQNEPFTNSFVLVFQTEEQKENIFYVALSLWKTKFWHPFLKGSVIPFITLYDFKKEFNPKAARMMREHEQHLKHIQALKLLQEQENHHHKNIHLINELKNAIMMRYRMK; this is encoded by the coding sequence ATGGACACAATTTTTATCAAAACCCACCAACCTGGGGCGAAGTATGACAAACCGCATTTTTTCGTATTATCAAAAGGACTAAATAGCGGAAAACCTCAAAACGAACCTTTTACAAACAGCTTTGTATTAGTATTCCAGACCGAAGAGCAAAAAGAAAACATTTTCTATGTAGCGTTAAGCTTATGGAAAACGAAGTTCTGGCATCCGTTCTTAAAAGGTTCTGTAATCCCTTTTATTACCCTTTACGACTTCAAAAAAGAGTTCAATCCAAAAGCCGCCCGAATGATGAGAGAACACGAGCAGCACCTGAAACACATTCAAGCACTCAAGCTGCTGCAAGAACAAGAAAACCACCACCACAAAAACATCCACCTCATCAACGAACTCAAAAACGCTATTATGATGAGGTATAGAATGAAATGA
- a CDS encoding heme-binding domain-containing protein — protein sequence MKISKIILLILLIVFVGIQFIPTKRNLSEIVPNTDFMIVNNVPNSIKNTLQTSCYDCHSNNTYYPWYNKVQPVAWILESHIEEGKAELNFSDWNTYSNRRKKSKLKSIVSQIEDDKMPLISYTLIHKDAVLTQKQKTEIIDWITKLQMENE from the coding sequence ATGAAAATTTCTAAAATCATCTTATTGATTTTACTGATTGTGTTTGTGGGAATTCAATTCATTCCCACAAAACGCAATCTAAGTGAAATTGTACCCAATACTGATTTTATGATAGTTAACAATGTGCCTAATAGTATTAAAAATACATTACAAACGTCTTGTTACGACTGTCACAGTAATAACACCTATTATCCGTGGTACAATAAAGTGCAACCAGTTGCTTGGATTTTAGAAAGTCATATTGAAGAAGGCAAAGCAGAATTAAATTTTAGTGATTGGAATACTTATTCTAATAGAAGAAAAAAAAGTAAGTTAAAATCCATTGTTAGTCAAATTGAGGACGATAAAATGCCGCTTATATCATATACATTAATCCACAAAGATGCAGTTCTTACACAAAAACAGAAAACAGAAATCATAGATTGGATAACCAAGTTACAAATGGAAAATGAATAA
- a CDS encoding DUF3347 domain-containing protein, whose protein sequence is MKKVIGILAVALLSVTISCKDNKEQEEGTMPNEGMQTESHEGHEHAAGTESTEREINQNSAKNPETAAILDAYFEIKNGLVADGKEKAAEGGNSLIAAIEKFDMSKLTGDTHTKYMEIAESAKEHAEHIVKSPIDHQREHFEALSTDMTDLVALLGTDKVIYQDYCPMANNNKGANWLSEVKEIKNPYFGSKMLKCGSVKKQIN, encoded by the coding sequence ATGAAAAAAGTAATCGGAATTTTAGCAGTAGCGTTATTAAGCGTAACAATCTCTTGTAAAGACAACAAAGAACAAGAAGAAGGAACAATGCCTAACGAAGGAATGCAAACGGAATCGCATGAAGGACATGAACATGCCGCAGGTACAGAATCTACCGAAAGAGAAATTAACCAAAACAGCGCAAAAAACCCTGAAACAGCAGCAATTTTAGATGCTTATTTCGAAATCAAAAATGGTTTAGTAGCAGACGGTAAAGAAAAAGCTGCAGAAGGTGGTAATTCTCTTATAGCTGCTATTGAAAAATTTGATATGTCAAAATTAACTGGAGATACACATACAAAGTATATGGAAATTGCAGAAAGTGCTAAAGAACATGCAGAACATATCGTAAAAAGCCCAATTGATCATCAAAGAGAACATTTTGAAGCATTAAGCACTGATATGACTGATTTAGTAGCACTTCTTGGAACAGACAAAGTAATTTATCAAGACTATTGCCCTATGGCTAATAACAATAAAGGAGCAAATTGGTTAAGTGAAGTTAAAGAAATTAAAAACCCCTATTTTGGTTCAAAAATGCTAAAATGTGGAAGTGTAAAAAAGCAAATCAACTAA
- a CDS encoding DUF6252 family protein → MKKILLLLLTTFTLSCCNNEDDTPQNPIDQLPPATQDGANTFGCLINGEPFVVLNTSNQTAIYQGGVLQIGGSIDNSDMDVNIILRISESISINTSYSLTNIPFNQSLFINNGNGCYYDFANTISGSVTITNFDQTNFIISGTFNFSTQTNECENINITNGRFDLQYIP, encoded by the coding sequence ATGAAAAAAATTTTATTACTCTTGCTCACCACTTTTACTTTAAGTTGCTGCAACAATGAAGATGACACCCCACAAAACCCTATTGACCAACTACCACCAGCTACACAAGATGGTGCAAACACTTTTGGGTGCTTAATTAACGGTGAACCTTTTGTAGTATTAAACACATCAAACCAAACTGCAATATATCAAGGAGGTGTTTTACAAATTGGTGGAAGTATTGATAATTCGGACATGGATGTAAATATAATTTTAAGGATAAGCGAAAGCATTTCTATAAATACAAGTTATAGCTTAACTAATATACCATTTAATCAATCTTTATTCATTAACAACGGAAACGGTTGTTATTATGACTTTGCTAACACTATATCTGGTTCGGTAACTATAACAAATTTTGATCAAACTAACTTTATTATTTCAGGTACATTTAATTTTTCTACTCAAACAAATGAATGTGAAAATATAAATATTACTAATGGTCGTTTCGATTTACAATACATACCCTAA
- a CDS encoding DUF5675 family protein, which translates to MILFLTRTYFPEGTNGKLECEGKLICYTIELPWKRNERGISCIPEGKYFIRKRYSAKYKWHLELVDVPNRTYILIHPANNAKKELRGCIAPVTKLSGPGLGLMSRKAFTKLKDLVYKALDNKESVELIVQ; encoded by the coding sequence ATGATACTGTTTTTGACAAGAACTTATTTCCCTGAAGGAACAAATGGAAAATTGGAATGTGAGGGCAAATTAATTTGTTATACAATTGAATTGCCGTGGAAGCGAAATGAACGTGGAATTTCCTGTATTCCGGAAGGGAAATATTTTATTAGAAAGCGATATAGTGCGAAGTACAAATGGCATTTGGAATTGGTGGATGTGCCAAACAGAACGTATATTTTGATACATCCTGCCAATAATGCGAAAAAGGAATTGCGTGGCTGTATTGCTCCTGTTACGAAACTTTCTGGACCTGGATTAGGTTTGATGTCTAGAAAAGCTTTTACAAAGTTGAAAGACTTAGTTTATAAAGCTTTGGATAACAAAGAAAGTGTGGAATTGATTGTACAATAG
- the hsdR gene encoding type I restriction-modification system endonuclease, producing MGSKFSFLKSNYPELFTISELSERLLEIDSNSSLAKSRLFSEKIALLIWDFEDLEDFNGNLAERINQLFYKNCIPEIVKDILHTIRKSGNKAAHDGNSNRHEALFILKKCFSLAKWFYETYENDYLGDIEYVLPIQQEAIDVKALQQQLETLSKQVYDYKQKIESLNSSPEVVENRKQRGFSNANNIHLDEADTRITLIDKQLTEAGWECDTNTINYKKNKTLPEKGKNKAIAEWPCNGKWADYALFVGTELYGIVEAKKYATDISTDLHQSKIYAKLVEPNDFSTFLGKWEDYKVPFLFSTNGRNYLEQIKTKSGVWFLDVRNSRNKSQALRGWFSPAGLVEQFNRNIENANSRLEESEYDYLQNANGLGLRYYQIDAIKAVESKIINNPDDKRSLLVMATGTGKTRTTIGLAYRLIKSDRFKRILFLTDRRLLASQALGSFKDNKVEEINTFANIYKMEEMKNVFPESETRLHFATVQSMVKRLFYSDDKVLPIDTYDCIIIDEAHRGYNLDKEINEEDLSFKDENDYVGQYKRVIEYFNAYIIGLTATPALHTTEIFGKPVHNYSYREAVIDGFLTDHEPPYIIKTKLSEEGIVWEKGEKPKVFNPETNGIEELSELEDELHIEIEQFNKLVITEPFNRAVIKELVKNLDPEGDEKTLIFAVRDHHADLIVQILFEEFEAIGIDVPQGAIQKLTGNVYDVENLTARFKNEKFPNIVVTVDLLTTGIDVPQICNLVFLRRVRSRILFEQMLGRATRLCPEIDKQFFKIYDAVRVYEALEDFTQMKTVSNPSISFQKLIEELEFIDTPERAKKQIEQIVAKLQRKKKQINNGQLEQFMYLAKGDTPEEFIENLLAIEGDEVKRVLTNYSSLWDFLDTKIYQPKMQLVSEHIDEVIGVDRGYGNAEKPEDYIEGFKNFIEENKNEILAIKTICTKPAELDRKSLKELKLLLDQKGYNQVTLSTAWKNAKNQDIAADIISFIRTLALDTVLVSHEDRIKKAITKVKEMKPWNMHQLKWIDRFEKQLLLEDIFDRNFIDQTFKEEGGLNRIQKIFNNELDDVIQLLNDNLFTA from the coding sequence ATGGGTTCAAAATTTTCATTCCTAAAATCAAACTATCCTGAATTATTTACAATCAGTGAATTATCTGAGCGTTTGTTAGAGATTGATTCAAACTCTTCTTTAGCTAAGTCTCGTTTATTTTCTGAAAAAATAGCTCTATTAATCTGGGATTTTGAAGATTTAGAGGATTTCAATGGAAATCTAGCAGAACGAATCAATCAACTTTTTTATAAAAACTGTATTCCTGAGATAGTAAAAGATATATTACACACAATTCGTAAGTCAGGAAACAAGGCAGCTCATGATGGTAATAGTAATAGACATGAAGCTTTATTCATATTAAAAAAATGTTTTTCATTAGCCAAATGGTTTTATGAGACGTATGAAAATGATTACTTAGGAGACATTGAATATGTATTACCTATTCAACAGGAAGCTATTGATGTTAAAGCTTTACAACAACAACTAGAGACATTATCTAAACAAGTTTATGATTATAAACAAAAAATTGAAAGTCTAAATAGCTCACCAGAGGTTGTTGAAAACAGAAAGCAACGTGGTTTTTCTAATGCCAATAACATCCATTTAGATGAAGCGGATACACGTATAACTTTAATTGATAAACAACTAACTGAAGCAGGTTGGGAGTGTGATACCAACACTATTAATTACAAGAAAAATAAAACCTTACCTGAAAAAGGAAAAAACAAAGCGATTGCAGAATGGCCCTGTAATGGCAAATGGGCAGATTATGCTTTATTTGTTGGAACAGAACTATACGGAATTGTAGAAGCTAAAAAATATGCTACTGATATTTCAACTGATTTACATCAATCTAAAATTTATGCTAAACTTGTTGAACCAAACGATTTTTCTACTTTTTTAGGAAAGTGGGAAGATTACAAAGTTCCATTTTTATTTTCAACCAATGGAAGAAATTACCTAGAGCAAATAAAAACAAAAAGTGGTGTTTGGTTTTTAGATGTTAGAAATTCGAGAAATAAATCACAAGCTTTGCGCGGATGGTTTTCTCCTGCTGGTTTAGTGGAGCAGTTTAATAGAAATATTGAAAATGCTAATAGTAGATTAGAAGAAAGTGAGTATGATTATCTACAAAACGCTAATGGTCTGGGATTACGCTACTATCAAATTGATGCTATCAAAGCTGTTGAAAGTAAGATCATCAATAATCCAGATGATAAACGTTCACTGTTAGTAATGGCTACAGGAACGGGAAAAACAAGAACAACAATTGGTTTAGCTTATCGCTTGATAAAATCAGACCGATTTAAAAGAATATTATTTTTAACCGATAGACGTTTATTGGCTTCACAAGCTTTAGGTAGTTTTAAAGACAATAAAGTGGAAGAGATTAATACTTTTGCCAATATTTACAAAATGGAAGAAATGAAAAATGTTTTTCCAGAATCTGAAACGCGTTTGCATTTTGCTACCGTTCAAAGTATGGTGAAAAGATTATTTTATTCTGATGATAAAGTTTTACCTATTGATACTTATGACTGCATTATCATTGATGAAGCACACCGTGGCTATAATTTAGATAAGGAAATTAATGAAGAGGATTTATCCTTTAAAGATGAAAATGACTACGTGGGTCAATACAAAAGGGTTATTGAATATTTTAACGCATACATTATAGGTTTAACAGCAACTCCAGCCTTACATACTACTGAAATTTTCGGAAAACCCGTTCACAATTATTCGTATCGTGAAGCGGTTATTGATGGTTTTTTAACCGATCATGAGCCGCCGTATATTATTAAAACAAAATTAAGTGAGGAAGGTATTGTTTGGGAAAAAGGAGAAAAACCAAAAGTTTTTAATCCTGAGACTAATGGAATTGAGGAGCTTTCAGAATTAGAAGATGAATTGCATATCGAAATTGAACAATTCAATAAATTGGTAATAACCGAGCCATTCAACAGGGCGGTTATTAAAGAATTGGTTAAAAACTTAGACCCTGAAGGTGATGAAAAGACCTTAATTTTTGCAGTTAGAGACCATCATGCCGATTTAATTGTACAAATTTTGTTTGAAGAATTTGAAGCTATTGGAATTGATGTGCCTCAAGGTGCTATTCAAAAATTGACAGGAAATGTTTATGATGTAGAAAATTTAACGGCTCGTTTTAAAAATGAGAAATTTCCAAACATTGTGGTAACCGTTGATTTATTAACTACTGGAATAGATGTTCCCCAAATTTGCAATCTTGTTTTTTTACGAAGAGTGCGTTCCCGTATTTTATTTGAGCAAATGTTAGGACGTGCTACTAGATTATGTCCTGAAATTGATAAACAGTTCTTTAAAATTTATGATGCCGTTCGCGTATATGAAGCATTGGAAGATTTCACGCAAATGAAAACGGTTTCCAATCCTTCTATTTCTTTTCAAAAATTAATTGAGGAGTTAGAATTCATTGATACTCCTGAGCGTGCTAAAAAGCAAATAGAACAAATTGTAGCTAAGTTGCAACGCAAGAAGAAACAAATTAACAATGGGCAGTTAGAACAGTTTATGTATTTGGCAAAAGGGGATACCCCAGAGGAGTTTATCGAAAATTTATTAGCTATTGAAGGTGATGAGGTAAAAAGAGTACTCACTAATTATTCTAGTCTTTGGGATTTTTTGGATACAAAAATATACCAACCCAAAATGCAACTGGTTTCAGAACATATTGATGAAGTAATAGGTGTGGATAGAGGGTATGGAAATGCTGAAAAGCCTGAGGATTATATTGAAGGTTTCAAAAACTTTATTGAAGAAAATAAAAATGAGATTTTGGCTATCAAGACTATTTGTACAAAACCAGCTGAATTAGACAGAAAATCTCTGAAAGAATTAAAATTATTATTAGACCAAAAAGGATACAATCAAGTTACTTTATCTACGGCATGGAAAAATGCTAAAAATCAGGATATTGCGGCTGATATTATTTCTTTTATCAGAACTTTAGCTTTAGACACTGTTTTAGTAAGCCATGAAGACCGCATTAAAAAGGCAATAACTAAAGTTAAGGAAATGAAGCCTTGGAATATGCACCAATTAAAATGGATTGACCGTTTTGAAAAACAATTATTATTGGAAGATATTTTCGATAGAAATTTTATAGACCAAACCTTCAAAGAAGAAGGTGGTTTAAATCGTATTCAAAAAATATTCAATAACGAATTAGACGATGTTATTCAGTTATTGAATGACAACTTATTTACAGCATAA
- a CDS encoding T9SS type A sorting domain-containing protein, whose product MKRILLFLVCLATFNIQAQNTSYANRMQYIFGNIDKTKVTTGYLKEFGIRFCDVELYNGIITPNNTVDKTRWQSLYSSLYTMRVGTVAQNMMAPSIVNTNLKTAQSNSNDILLAVQHYNYQQYKTNAYTNGDVTITNDKIYDVTGRNPYDSKTLFAITPLKQQLQGSNFNFKLPSNLIYSNVGITISQITVDFSNGQGYQNVAVNEVKNISYTSGGEKTIKVKFEYTNGTIVESHSKIWVDYVDSTQNAQARFNGFGSDMFWVNHAVTGNNWNGSAATGLVTIELAPGHTQVTKPLIIIEGFDPENSFNYLDLINDDGLGGLNIQISQTGQPFLTLNQAIEDEDYDLVFVDFVNSTDYIQRNAYMVEEVIRQINQLKVGNEKNAVLGMSMGGLVGRYALRDMEINGETHETKLYISHDSPHQGANLPLAYQALVRHLAGEGISIPVLMGLFNIDLFELTDIIPELENGLNLLQSPAAQQMISYQLQGTGTNTTNISTTLQNSFMTEYVNMGMPQQNGIRNIAIANGSECGTPLDFNPYATLVDINEKIDIGWFTSMVYYGLTLNPVGYLTGVLSTNTDIKGEFNLKALPNQQSQQIYKGKLYVKKKVLGFINVEEQIIGQKTINSTTNMLPLDNASGGVYNLELFIPASSGIGQYVLEPRFNFIPTYSSLDVGSGNTTIIPSDLTKKYNPQSPPPAPKNVPFHNFFTNSITSEAHIQFTLNNGFWLRNEIAGTPEIFSCSFVCSDKVNNISGTSIICNSNTATFTAPTGGAFYNWQIIDGSHLIASSTGSNAQNFSFTTLSTGYGRVKIQVTMGDDPNNTGNGRCGNAIFTKNIWVGKPYVFGANPNPNELEYFVDDTTCPVESTTLCAGNYREENSRTICVAGLDSSSQWEIVKLSGYFSYSHYNGIITINPSIPGTLSFKVRVSNTCGISDWKTFTYNAINCNSNIVLRSTETSTYVVYPNPSKDIVNIDLRDSNNQPEKDAQISGELFDLMGLSKARVEIINNKAVFSVTDLSKGIYVLKIYIDNDVESHQIAVE is encoded by the coding sequence ATGAAAAGAATTCTATTATTTCTTGTGTGTTTGGCTACATTTAATATACAAGCTCAAAACACGTCTTATGCCAATCGTATGCAATATATTTTTGGTAACATAGACAAAACCAAAGTAACTACAGGTTATCTCAAAGAATTTGGTATCCGTTTTTGCGATGTAGAACTGTACAACGGAATTATTACACCAAACAATACTGTTGACAAAACACGTTGGCAATCGCTCTATTCATCGCTTTATACTATGCGTGTGGGTACTGTTGCCCAGAATATGATGGCACCTAGCATTGTAAATACTAATTTAAAAACGGCACAAAGCAATTCAAACGATATTCTTTTAGCTGTACAACATTATAATTATCAGCAATATAAAACCAATGCATATACTAATGGTGATGTAACTATCACAAACGATAAAATTTATGATGTAACAGGTAGAAATCCTTACGATAGTAAAACATTATTTGCTATTACACCATTAAAACAACAGCTACAAGGTAGTAATTTCAATTTCAAACTACCAAGTAATTTAATTTACTCTAATGTTGGAATTACAATAAGTCAAATTACTGTTGATTTCAGCAATGGACAAGGATATCAAAATGTAGCTGTTAATGAAGTTAAAAATATATCTTATACGTCAGGCGGAGAAAAAACCATAAAAGTAAAATTCGAATATACCAATGGAACTATTGTTGAAAGTCATTCTAAAATTTGGGTAGATTATGTAGATTCAACTCAAAATGCACAAGCTCGCTTTAACGGTTTTGGTAGCGATATGTTTTGGGTAAACCATGCGGTTACAGGAAACAATTGGAATGGTAGTGCTGCTACGGGTCTTGTAACTATTGAGTTAGCACCAGGACACACACAAGTAACCAAACCATTAATTATCATTGAAGGTTTTGATCCTGAAAATAGTTTCAATTATTTGGATTTAATTAATGATGATGGTCTAGGAGGTTTAAATATCCAAATAAGTCAAACTGGACAACCATTTTTAACTCTCAACCAAGCCATAGAAGATGAAGATTATGATTTAGTTTTTGTAGATTTTGTAAACAGCACCGATTATATTCAGCGTAATGCCTATATGGTAGAAGAGGTTATAAGACAAATTAACCAATTAAAAGTAGGCAACGAGAAAAATGCCGTTTTAGGTATGAGTATGGGTGGTTTAGTTGGTCGTTATGCTTTGAGAGATATGGAAATTAATGGTGAAACTCATGAAACTAAACTTTATATAAGTCATGATAGCCCTCATCAAGGAGCAAATTTACCTTTAGCATATCAGGCATTGGTACGTCATTTAGCTGGCGAAGGTATTAGTATTCCTGTATTAATGGGGTTATTTAATATCGATTTATTTGAATTGACAGATATTATTCCTGAACTAGAGAATGGGTTGAACTTATTACAAAGTCCCGCAGCACAGCAAATGATTAGTTATCAGTTACAAGGCACTGGTACCAATACAACAAACATTTCCACAACACTTCAAAATAGCTTTATGACAGAATATGTAAATATGGGAATGCCACAACAAAACGGAATACGAAACATTGCCATTGCTAACGGCTCTGAATGTGGTACACCTTTAGACTTTAACCCTTATGCAACACTTGTAGATATAAACGAAAAAATTGATATAGGTTGGTTTACTTCTATGGTTTATTATGGTCTTACACTAAACCCAGTAGGGTATCTAACGGGTGTACTATCTACAAACACCGATATTAAAGGTGAATTTAATTTAAAAGCACTACCTAACCAACAATCACAACAAATTTATAAAGGTAAATTATATGTTAAGAAAAAAGTGCTTGGTTTCATAAATGTAGAAGAACAAATAATTGGACAAAAAACAATTAACTCTACCACAAATATGTTGCCACTGGATAATGCCAGCGGTGGTGTTTATAATCTAGAACTTTTTATTCCTGCATCTTCTGGCATTGGTCAATATGTATTAGAACCAAGATTTAATTTCATTCCTACATACAGTAGTTTAGATGTTGGTAGTGGTAATACAACAATTATTCCAAGTGATTTAACAAAAAAATATAACCCTCAATCACCACCTCCAGCTCCAAAAAATGTGCCCTTTCATAACTTTTTCACAAATTCAATAACAAGTGAAGCTCATATTCAATTTACATTAAACAATGGATTTTGGTTAAGAAATGAAATTGCAGGAACACCAGAAATATTTTCTTGCTCTTTTGTTTGTAGCGATAAAGTTAATAACATTTCAGGTACAAGTATTATTTGCAATTCAAATACAGCTACTTTTACAGCACCAACTGGTGGAGCATTTTACAATTGGCAAATTATTGATGGCTCTCATTTAATTGCTTCTTCCACTGGTAGCAACGCACAGAATTTTTCATTTACCACACTTTCAACTGGTTATGGTCGTGTAAAAATACAAGTAACCATGGGCGATGACCCAAATAATACGGGCAACGGTCGCTGTGGAAATGCCATCTTTACAAAAAATATTTGGGTAGGCAAACCTTATGTTTTTGGTGCAAATCCTAACCCTAATGAACTTGAATATTTTGTAGACGACACTACTTGTCCTGTTGAATCAACAACACTATGTGCAGGAAATTACCGTGAAGAAAACAGCAGAACAATTTGTGTAGCAGGTTTGGACAGTAGTTCACAATGGGAAATAGTAAAACTATCTGGATATTTTAGCTACAGTCATTACAATGGTATCATTACTATAAACCCTTCTATTCCTGGCACATTATCATTCAAAGTAAGAGTTTCCAACACTTGTGGAATTTCTGATTGGAAAACATTTACCTATAATGCGATTAATTGTAATTCAAATATAGTATTAAGAAGTACAGAAACTTCAACCTATGTAGTTTATCCAAACCCTTCAAAAGATATTGTCAATATAGATTTGAGAGATAGTAATAATCAACCCGAAAAAGACGCCCAAATATCGGGTGAGCTATTCGATTTAATGGGATTATCTAAAGCAAGAGTTGAAATAATTAACAACAAAGCTGTTTTTTCAGTCACGGATTTATCAAAGGGAATTTATGTTTTAAAAATTTACATAGACAACGATGTTGAAAGTCATCAAATAGCTGTAGAATAA